The following are encoded in a window of Colletotrichum lupini chromosome 3, complete sequence genomic DNA:
- a CDS encoding WD domain-containing protein, with protein sequence MRPRTSETASQPSQAQATSVSSNHHQALGSAPPPADTYSDQQSQYHLHREPNQQQQQQPHDPPTHGQPAYSSYSQTFPVIPSSYYHEPGSFIHDDYDDYEDYEDDDDDDDDDDAEGEDDDLDMSDSDGGAPLDHVMTVTSLLSPIPDNEAEMDPPQSFSGNHHFEQPVHSPQEQHTSTGPPAHMINYWNVSIAAGHAFLDPIGAHHPTPLDTTPFHPMLHSGAMDDDDDDDDVFYPPVAEQLQQFQTVVANEDEIAWENAGPPALSNPNPSTLGPENPGLTDFLKGWAWRNGFQSRGPSPGIRQINAQVSRDVTRVRYSDLEGDAYDAQGIDWEALGVTRKNARERRCLDYKNYTNRTDSDIWAPHLPDRIIRNTEDFFRFRRMDIRQNVHLAHFQLRNILACAGRSHAFYPGQRAVHRINPVSGESEVAMDLNDMIGVQISTLDANCGILIAGTFNGEYCMRNIYSQDKKYTEGQITSHVSGITNHLQIHASRNSSSPLAAFASNDQGFRVMDVATEKFVLDTQYGCPINCSALSADRRLRVMVGDNYNVLIANADTGEILQELGGHRDFGFACDWSDNGWTVATGFQDMSVKLWDARMWTNSDGTSKPLTTIRSEMAGVRSLRFSPTGSGPRVLVAAEEADYVNIIDIQSLAHKQTFDIFGEIGGVEFTNDGQDLNILCMDRTRGGLVQLERCDLASSSDFEYAHQAAAMDPWWRPSQSGILSDADMVQTKLPAQRERGYDLFDDLEPF encoded by the exons ATGCGACCGAGAACCTCAGAAACGGCATCCCAGCCTTCTCAGGCCCAGGCGACATCCGTTTCCTCAAACCATCACCAAGCCCTCGGGTCCGCCCCGCCTCCAGCCGATACTTACTCCGACCAACAATCACAATACCACCTCCACCGCGAACCcaaccagcagcagcaacaacagccTCACGACCCTCCGACACATGGGCAACCAGCGTACTCTTCTTACAGCCAAACGTTCCCCGTGATACCCTCATCCTACTACCACGAGCCTGGCTCATTTATACACGACGACTACGACGATTACGAAGACTACGaggatgacgacgacgacgacgacgacgacgatgcggAGGGTGAGGATGACGACCTAGACATGAGCGACAGCGATGGAGGTGCTCCCTTGGATCATGTCATGACAGTCACCAGCCTTCTGTCTCCCATACCCGACAACGAGGCCGAGATGGACCCCCCTCAGTCGTTCTCAGGGAATCATCACTTTGAGCAACCCGTACATTCGCCACAAGAGCAGCACACGTCCACGGGGCCGCCTGCTCACATGATTAACTACTGGAACGTATCGATTGCAGCTGGTCATGCATTTCTTGATCCGATAGGAGCCCATCATCCCACCCCGCTTGATACGACTCCTTTCCATCCCATGCTCCATTCTGGAGCCAtggatgacgacgacgacgacgatgatgttTTCTATCCACCTGTAGCCGAGCAGCTCCAACAATTTCAAACAGTGGTTGCCAACGAGGACGAAATAGCATGGGAAAATGCAGGTCCGCCGGCCCTCAGCAATCCCAATCCAAGCACCCTCGGCCCGGAAAATCCTGGTCTGACCGATTTTCTCAAGGGCTGGGCCTGGCGTAACGGATTTCAGTCCCGAGGACCTAGTCCTGGAATTCGTCAAATCAATGCACAGGTCTCGCGGGATGTCACGCGCGTGCGATACTCGGATTTGGAGGGCGATGCATACGACGCGCAGGGCATCGACTGGGAAGCCTTGGGGGTGACACGCAAGAATGCTCGAGAGCGGAGGTGCCTCGACTACAAGAACTACACAAACAGGACAGATTCCGACATATGGGCG CCCCATCTGCCAGACAGGATTATACGAAATACCGAAGATTTCTTCAGGTTTCGTCGCATGGACATCCGTCAAAACGTTCACTTGGCCCATTTCCAGCTGCGCAATATCCTAGCATGTGCTGGGCGCAGCCATGCCTTCTATCCGGGTCAGCGAGCCGTTCACCGGATCAACCCCGTATCGGGAGAGAGCGAAGTGGCCATGGACCTCAACGACATGATTGGCGTCCAGATTTCAACTTTGGACGCCAACTGCGGCATCTTGATTGCGGGTACTTTCAACGGAGAGTACTGCATGCGAAACATTTACAGCCAGGATAAGAAGTACACCGAAGGACAAATCACCAGCCACGTAAGTGGCATAACCAACCATCTGCAGATCCATGCTTCCAGGAACTCATCCTCACCGCTGGCCGCCTTTGCGTCCAACGACCAAGGCTTCCGTGTCATGGATGTGGCCACCGAGAAGTTCGTTCTGGATACACAATACGGCTGTCCCATCAACTGCTCCGCTCTGTCCGCTGATCGTCGTTTGCGCGTAATGGTTGGTGATAATTACAACGTCCTGATTGCAAACGCGGATACCGGTGAAATATTGCAAGAGTTGGGAGGCCACCGTGACTTTGGGTTCGCGTGCGACTGGTCAGACAATGGCTGGACCGTTGCAACCGGTTTCCAGGACATGAGTGTGAAACTCTGGGACGCTCGAATGTGGACCAACTCAGACGGTACCAGCAAACCACTCACCACGATTCGCTCCGAGATGGCAGGTGTCCGCAGCTTGAGGTTCTCTCCCACCGGCAGCGGCCCTCGAGTTCTCGTAGCAGCCGAGGAAGCCGACTATGTCAACATCATCGACATTCAAAGTCTAGCCCACAAGCAGACATTTGATATCTTTGGGGAGATTGGAGGTGTCGAGTTCACCAACGACGGCCAGGACCTCAATATTCTCTGCATGGATCGTACTCGTGGAGGGCTGGTTCAACTGGAGCGTTGCGACTTAGCGTCTAGTTCCGATTTTGAGTACGCACATCAAGCGGCAGCCATGGATCCTTGGTGGAGGCCCAGCCAGAGCGGAATACTATCTGATGCAGATATGGTTCAGACGAAACTGCCAGCTCAGCGGGAAAGGGGGTACGACCTCTTTGATGACTTGGAGCCTTTCTGA
- a CDS encoding vacuolar protein sorting/targeting protein PEP1, whose translation MRLRGQAAAPWRILLSVLTLTAAVQAKDEPTIKVTTIKHPPINLNYFEDSDSILYHDVSERNIYRSDDAGVSWNKVSDVPGEKAYMLTMHEFDKSRAYVITEGKEHWKTSDKGKSWQKWESVAGTSAFREDILHFHAGDPDRIIFNGMDCAGIFCEEVSMYTTDGFKSKAKPLRFNTAGCWWAKSSDLFTTGKDDLDKQRILCIVRDSFSPFKEDQRLFASDNYYEKIDNKIQEFEPNMDTTRGVQGVVNLAVVKKYLMVATSSLNTDEMALFVTDDTIKWHRAMFPTDHGHKINQEAYTVLESTNYSIQIDVMNTRPSNPMGVMFTSNSNGTFFIENLEHTNRNSRGHVDFEKITGVQGIFIVNTVKNYEEVEKDPRKEKQIVTKITFDDGRNFHGLKAGDDELQLHSVTDLDNVGRVFSSPAPGLVLGIGNKGKALTKFGEGDVYVSDDAGVTWKKALDGPHKYEFGDQGSILVAVKDSNKEDVGEIQYSLDHGENWKKASLPDDLKIKPELITTTQDSTSLKFILVGRTGGDNAKYHIIAIDFEGLHERTCKDDDLEDWHARPDADGKPTCLMGHKQTYRRRKKTADCFMKQEFKDPVPVTEDCECTDADFECDYNFVKDGDNCKKVGPIVAPDNACKNAKPDDTFKGSSGWRKIPGNTCKRKSGAQKDDEVERKCSDIGGTPSAPADGKIKAVQHVFKTDLKDFEKIYLERGDSSTEADETILVRPVEYAGNSMRADKQIWRTKDHGKTWDKILEDEEVRGIYPHYYFKDAVFFTTDSKKVLYTIDRAEHFHSFEAPTKPGTSNPLSFHPDKKDWLIWIGEKCEKIDGKDQCFKEASISRDRGDNWKTAMRYVQKCEFTGHSAYKFRDMRQVVCLAHKREDNEKDNPKVIVSSKDFFDEDKQFHQSDVKDFATMAEFIVVAAEDKEKNGLRALASLDGVSYAEAHFPVNFKPGHQNAYTVLDSSTHAVNLFVATETTEGRRQGSIIKSNSNGTSYVMSAQAVNCNDEYYVDFEKVTGLEGVALINTVANKDKKNEPKKVQTQISHNDGSQWTFLPPPKADIDGKSYSCSSSEGDEKCALHLHHYTERADKKKTFSAATAVGLMFGYGNVGPNLGSVKDADTFMTTDAGITWKNVKKGAWTWQYGDQGSIVVLVQRASRENPVKTKTIQYTTDEGKTWKPFDFTDKEVTVLDISTLRSGASRNFLIWCKDDGGEMFSVNVDFTGLSDRPCKSDENGDSDYYLWSPKHPSQPDDCLFGHVSKYLRKKDEANCYNDLKVQHLYQLQNCTCTRADYECDYNFELDGHKQCSLVEGKSPMSAEQWCKENPDAVEYYEPTGYRRIPLTTCDGGQEFDKQANVHACAGKEEEFERRRRTSGIAIFFAVVIPIGLAGAIGWWVYQNWNDKFGQIRLGESSNLDNDAPWIKYPVIALSAVVAVAAALPLVASALWRRATSAYESVSGGSRGSWLNGRGNRRFTTRDSFARGRGDYDIVDDDEGELLGDDSDEDV comes from the exons ATGAGGCTAAGGGGCCAGGCTGCCGCCCCGTGGCGCATCCTGCTGTCTGTCTTAACCTTGACAGCAGCTGTCCAAGCAAAGGACGAGCCGACAATCAAGGTTACCACAATCAAGCATCCTCCCATCAACCTGAATTACTTCGAAGACTCCGACTCTATCCTCTACCACGATGTCTCCGAACGAAACATTTATCGGTCCGACGATGCGGGCGTGTCGTGGAACAAGGTCTCAGACGTTCCTGGCGAAAAGGCCTACATGCTCACGATGCACGAATTCGACAAGAGCCGCGCCTACGTAATAACCGAAGGCAAAGAACACTGGAAGACCTCGGACAAAGGCAAATCATGGCAAAAGTGGGAGAGTGTCGCCGGCACCAGTGCCTTCCGCGAGGACATTCTCCATTTCCACGCCGGCGACCCAGATCGCATCATCTTCAACGGCATGGACTGCGCCGGCATTTTTTGCGAAGAAGTCTCCATGTACACAACGGATGGCTTCAAGTCCAAGGCGAAGCCCCTCAGGTTCAACACTGCGGGATGCTGGTGGGCCAAGTCTTCGGATCTCTTCACAACTGGCAAGGACGACCTCGATAAGCAGCGGATTCTCTGCATTGTCCGCGACAGCTTCTCGCCTTTCAAGGAGGACCAGCGGCTCTTTGCGTCGGACAATTACTACGAAAAGATTGACAACAAGATTCAAGAATTTGAGCCGAACATGGATACAACCAGAGGTGTGCAGGGTGTCGTCAACTTGGCCGTGGTCAAGAAGTACTTGATGGTTGCCACTTCATCCCTAAACACGGATGAAATGGCCCTCTTCGTCACAGACGACACCATCAAGTGGCATCGCGCCATGTTCCCCACCGACCATGGGCACAAGATCAACCAGGAGGCTTACACCGTCTTGGAAAGCACCAACTACAGTATCCAGATTGACGTCATGAACACAAGACCTTCGAACCCAATGGGTGTCATGTTCACAAGTAACTCCAACGGCACTTTCTTCATTGAGAACCTTGAGCACACAAACCGCAATTCCCGTGGTCACGTCGACTTTGAGAAGATCACAGGTGTGCAGGGCATCTTCATCGTCAACACTGTGAAGAACTATGAAGAGGTTGAGAAGGACCCCAGAAAGGAGAAGCAAATTGTCACCAAGATCACATTCGATGATGGTCGAAACTTCCACGGCCTGAAGGCGGGTGACGATGAGCTGCAGCTGCATTCTGTCACTGATCTCGACAACGTTGGTAGGGTGTTTTCCAGCCCCGCCCCTGGTCTTGTTCTCGGAATTGGAAACAAGGGCAAGGCTTTGACCAAGTTTGGCGAAGGAGACGTTTACGTGTCCGACGATGCGGGTGTCACTTGGAAGAAGGCTCTCGATGGCCCTCACAAGTACGAGTTTGGTGACCAGGGCTCCATCCTGGTAGCCGTCAAGGACTCCAACAAGGAAGATGTGGGAGAAATTCAATACTCCTTGGATCACGGCGAGAATTGGAAGAAAGCCTCGCTCCCGGATGACCTGAAGATCAAGCCCGAGCTGATCACAACAACACAAGACTCGACCAGTCTCAAGTTCATTCTCGTTGGCCGGACCGGTGGCGATAATGCCAAGTACCATATCATTGCGATTGACTTTGAGGGCCTGCACGAGCGAACATGTAAGGACGACGACCTGGAGGACTGGCACGCCCGCCCCGATGCCGATGGCAAGCCTACCTGCCTGATGGGCCACAAGCAGACGTACCGCCGCCGCAAGAAGACGGCCGACTGTTTCATGAAGCAGGAGTTCAAGGACCCCGTTCCCGTCACCGAAGACTGCGAGTGTACGGATGCGGACTTTGAGTGCGACTACAACTTTGTCAAGGATGGTGACAACTGTAAGAAGGTTGGCCCCATCGTCGCGCCTGACAATGCTTGCAAGAATGCCAAGCCGGACGACACGTTTAAGGGCTCATCAGGCTGGCGCAAGATCCCAGGAAACACTTGTAAGCGTAAGAGCGGCGCGCAAAAGGATGATGAAGTTGAGCGAAAGTGCTCCGACATTGGCGGCACTCCCAGTGCGCCTGCTGATGGCAAGATCAAAGCGGTTCAGCACGTCTTCAAGACAGACCTGAAGGACTTTGAAAAGATTTACTTGGAGAGGGGCGACTCGAGCACTGAGGCTGACGAGACCATTCTCGTCCGACCGGTCGAGTACGCCGGCAACAGCATGCGAGCCGACAAGCAGATTTGGCGAACAAAAGACCACGGCAAGACATGGGACAAGATTCTTGAAGACGAGGAAGTGCGCGGCATCTACCCCCACTACTACTTCAAGGACGCCGTGTTCTTTACCACCGACTCCAAGAAGGTCCTGTACACGATCGATCGCGCCGAGCATTTCCACTCTTTTGAGGCGCCCACGAAGCCCGGAACGAGCAACCCTCTCTCCTTCCACCCCGACAAGAAGGACTGGCTCATCTGGATAGGCGAGAAGTGCGAGAAGATTGATGGCAAGGACCAGTGCTTCAAGGAGGCGTCGATCTCCAGGGATCGCGGTGATAATTGGAAGACGGCCATGCGCTACGTTCAGAAGTGCGAGTTCACCGGTCACTCGGCCTACAAGTTCCGCGATATGCGCCAAGTTGTTTGCCTTGCCCACAAGCGCGAGGACAATGAGAAGGACAACCCAAAGGTCATCGTCTCCAGCAAGGACTTCTTCGATGAGGACAAGCAATTCCATCAGTCAGATGTGAAGGACTTTGCCACCATGGCCGAGTTCATCGTCGTTGCCGCAGAAGACAAAGAAAAGAATGGTCTCCGTGCTCTTGCCAGCTTAGACGGCGTCAGCTATGCTGAAGCACACTTCCCCGTCAACTTCAAGCCGGGCCACCAGAATGCCTACACAGTACTAGACAGCTCCACGCATGCTGTGAACTTGTTCGTGGCCACCGAGACTACGGAGGGGCGCCGGCAGGGAAGCATCATCAAGAGCAACTCGAACGGAACGTCGTACGTCATGAGCGCACAGGCTGTCAACTGCAATGATGAATACTATGTGGATTTCGAGAAGGTCACCGGCCTCGAGGGTGTCGCACTTATCAACACCGTCGCTAACAAGGACAAGAAGAACGAGCCGAAGAAGGTCCAAACCCAAATCTCTCACAACGACGGCTCGCAGTGGACTTTCCTTCCTCCGCCAAAAGCTGACATTGATGGCAAATCTTACTCATGCAGTAGCAGTGAGGGCGATGAGAAGTGTGCGCTGCATCTTCATCATTATACCGAGCGAGCGGATAAGAAGAAGACCTTCTCCGCTGCTACCGCGGTTGGACTCATGTTTGGCTACGGCAACGTGGGCCCGAATCTGGGCTCTGTCAAGGACGCCGATACCTTCATGACGACTGATGCCGGCATTACCTGGAAGAACGTCAAGAAGGGTGCTTGGACCTGGCAGTACGGTGACCAAGGATCCATTGTTGTCCTTGTTCAGCGGGCCAGCCGCGAGAACCCAGTCAAGACGAAGACTATTCAGTACACCACGGATGAGGGCAAGACCTGGAAACCGTTCGACTTCACCGACAAAGAAGTCACTGTCTTGGATATCTCAACTCTCCGCTCTGGAGCCTCGCGAAACTTCCTCATCTGGTGCAAGGACGATGGTGGCGAGATGTTCTCTGTCAACGTTGACTTTACGGGCTTGAGCGACCGCCCCTGCAAGAGCGACGAGAACGGTGACTCTGACTACTACCTGTGGTCGCCCAAGCACCCATCGCAGCCCGATGACTGCCTCTTTGGACACGTTTCAAAGTACCTGCGCAAGAAAGACGAAGCGAACTGCTACAATGACCTCAAGGTCCAGCATCTCTACCAGCTCCAGAACTGCACTTGCACCAGGGCCGACTATGAATG CGACTACAACTTTGAGTTGGATGGCCACAAACAGTGCAGTCTTGTTGAGGGCAAATCTCCCATGTCGGCTGAGCAGTGGTGCAAGGAAAACCCCGATGCTGTTGAATACTACGAGCCCACCGGCTATCGTAGAATTCCGCTCACCACCTGCGATGGAGGCCAAGAATTCGACAAGCAGGCCAACGTCCACGCCTGTGCCGGTAAGGAAGAGGAGTTTGAGAGGCGGCGCAGAACGTCTGGCATTGCAATCTTCTTTGCGGTTGTCATCCCCATCGGACTCGCAGGAGCCATTGGCTGGTGGGTATACCAGAACTGGAACGACAAGTTTGGTCAGATCCGGCTGGGCGAGTCGTCGAACCTGGACAACGACGCGCCGTGGATCAAGTACCCGGTCATTGCCCTGTCGGCGGTGGTTGCCGTCGCGGCGGCCCTGCCGCTCGTCGCCTCGGCGCTGTGGAGGCGCGCCACCTCTGCTTACGAGAGTGTGAGCGGTGGAAGCAGGGGCAGCTGGCTCAACGGGCGGGGCAACCGCAGGTTCACCACGAGGGACAGTTTCGCGCGGGGCAGAGGAGATTACGACAttgtcgacgacgacgaaggcGAGCTCCTTGGTGACGATAGTGACGAGGACGTATGA
- a CDS encoding beta-glucosidase, with amino-acid sequence MKGSILAVAAATVTGVTAAAHRHAHADLFKRGADQASVCVPGCTTIYTTIYGEPTLVPNPPSKPSSKSVASALPSAPATTKAAEKPTSTAKPVVPVPTPVPELCPTPGTYTFPATTITVNQTTTVCAPETTKVPAGVHTIGGVTTVVVEATTVVCPYATEKTNSGVVTSVIETTTYVCPTPGTYTIAPTTTTVTAPTTCVYPVVTEIVPGTYVRPPVVTTITETSVVVVCPFTSQNPVPTSSSVPVVVPAPAPTTEAPKPAPTTEAAKPTTQAPAPVPTTSAVATPEPVPTTAKTSSAAAPSSSAPATGGGLGGNNGDHWAITYTPFSEDASGSCKTADQVDADISTIKNSGFRTVRVYSTDCSTLENVGAACKKYGLQMIIGIFVKESCDPNSADIKNQVDAITAWKQWGMVELVVIGNECIFQGRCSASSLKQLIVSTKAAITAAGYSGPYTTAETVGVWQQSDVISEICDVIDVVGGQIHPYFNAETAATDAGTFVKGQIELLESSQICGTKPAYNLECGWPSGGNCNGKACPGTSEQATAIASIKELAGGKTVFFSFHNDEWKDPGTCGCERTWGCGDLFSA; translated from the exons ATGAAGGGCTCCATCCTCGCAGTCGCTGCCGCGACCGTCACCGGTGTCACCGCCGCTGCCCACCGTCACGCCCACGCCGACCTCTTCAAGAGAGGTGCTGACCAGGCCTCCGTCTGTGTTCCCGGCTGCACCACCATCTACACCACCATCTACGGCGAGCCTACGC TGGTTCCTAACCCTCCCAGCAAGCCCAGCAGCAAGTCTGTCGCCAGCGCCCTTCCCTCGGCGCCTGCGACCACCAAGGCCGCGGAGAAGCCCACGTCCACCGCGAAGCCCGTGGTGCCCGTCCCGACTCCGGTCCCTGAGCTCTGCCCTACCCCGGGTACCTACACCTTCCCGGCCACGACCATCACCGTGAACCAGACCACCACCGTCTGCGCTCCCGAGACCACCAAGGTCCCTGCCGGTGTTCACACTATCGGTGGTGTCACCACCGTCGTTGTCGAGGCCACCACCGTCGTCTGCCCGTACGCCACCGAGAAGACCAACAGTGGTGTTGTCACCAGCGTCATCGAGACCACCACCTACGTCTGCCCTACCCCTGGCACTTACACCATCGCTCCCACCACCACGACCGTGACCGCCCCGACCACCTGCGTCTACCCCGTCGTCACCGAGATCGTCCCCGGCACCTACGTTCGCCCTCCCGTCGTGACCACCATCACCGAGACCAGCGTCGTCGTTGTCTGCCCCTTCACCAGCCAGAACCCTGTGCCCACCAGCAGCTCCGTCCCCGTCGTCGTTCCTGCTCCCGCGCCCACCACTGAGGCCCCCAAGCCTGCGCCTACCACCGAGGCTGCCAAGCCCACCACTCAGGCTCCCGCTCCCGTTCCCACGACCTCCGCTGTCGCTACCCCCGAGCCTGTTCCCACCACGGCCAAGACTTCCTCTGCTGCCGCTCCTTCCTCCTCTGCCCCCGCCACCGGCGGTGGCCTCGGAGGCAACAACGGCGACCACTGGGCCATCACCTACACTCCCTTCTCTGAGGATGCCTCTGGATCCTGCAAGACCGCCGACCAGGTCGATGCCGACATCTCCACCATCAAGAACTCCGGCTTCCGCACCGTCCGTGTCTACTCCACCGACTGCAGCACCCTCGAGAACGTCGGCGCCGCCTGCAAGAAGTACGGCCTCCAGATGATAATTGGTATCTTCGTCAAGGAGTCTTGCGACCCCAACTCCGCCGACATCAAGAACCAGGTTGACGCCATCACCGCCTGGAAGCAGTGGGGCATGGTCGAGCTCGTCGTCATTGGTAACGAGTGCATCTTCCAGGGCCGCTGCTCCGCCAGCTCCCTGAAGCAGCTCATCGTCTCCACCAAGGCCGCTATCACCGCTGCTGGCTACTCTGGTCCCTACACCACCGCCGAGACCGTCGGCGTCTGGCAGCAGTCTGATGTCATCTCCGAGATCTGCGACGTTATCGACGTCGTCGGAGGTCAGATCCACCCCTACTTCAACGCCGAGACCGCTGCCACCGACGCCGGTACCTTTGTCAAGGGCCAGATTGAGCTCCTCGAGAGCTCCCAGATCTGCGGCACCAAGCCTGCCTACAACCTCGAGTGCGGATGGCCTTCCGGCGGTAACTGCAACGGTAAGGCCTGCCCCGGTACCTCTGAGCAGGCCACCGCCATCGCCTCCATCAAGGAGCTCGCTGGTGGAAAGAccgtcttcttctctttCCACAACGACGAGTGGAAGGACCCCGGCACCTGCGGTTGCGAGCGCACCTGGGGCTGCGGTGACCTCTTCTCCGCTTAA